In Chromobacterium rhizoryzae, one genomic interval encodes:
- the purE gene encoding 5-(carboxyamino)imidazole ribonucleotide mutase: MIEVGIVMGSNSDWEVMQNAARVLKDFGIACETRVVSAHRTPDLLFQYAETAAERGLKAIIAGAGGAAHLPGMLAAKTHVPVLGVPVPSKYLRGEDSLLSIVQMPKGIPVATFAIGEAGAANAALFAVAMLAATRPELAEQLIAFRRKQEETVLAMTLPEIE; encoded by the coding sequence ATGATTGAAGTCGGCATCGTGATGGGTAGCAACAGCGATTGGGAAGTCATGCAGAACGCCGCCCGCGTGCTCAAAGACTTCGGCATCGCCTGTGAAACCCGCGTCGTCTCCGCCCACCGTACTCCCGACCTGCTGTTCCAATACGCAGAAACCGCTGCCGAGCGCGGCCTGAAGGCCATCATCGCCGGCGCCGGCGGCGCCGCCCACCTGCCGGGCATGCTGGCCGCCAAGACCCATGTGCCGGTGCTGGGCGTGCCGGTGCCGTCCAAATACCTGCGCGGCGAGGATTCCCTGCTCTCCATCGTGCAAATGCCCAAGGGCATCCCGGTGGCCACCTTCGCCATCGGCGAGGCCGGCGCCGCCAACGCCGCGCTGTTCGCCGTGGCCATGCTGGCCGCCACCCGCCCGGAACTGGCGGAACAACTGATCGCCTTCCGCCGCAAGCAAGAAGAAACCGTGCTGGCGATGACCCTGCCGGAGATCGAATAA
- a CDS encoding 5-(carboxyamino)imidazole ribonucleotide synthase — translation MAAILPPAMLGILGGGQLGRMFAVAAKTMGYRVTVLDPDEAAPAADFADRHLCAPFNDPAALEDLAKSCAAVTTEFENVNADAMRLLAKTTRVSPSGDCVAIAQDRIAEKAWIAKAGLPTAPYLAIQSVEDIQVELSPYLPGILKTARLGYDGKGQVRVSTAAEARAAYANLGGQACVLEKMLDLQLEVSAIVTRVSATQSAVFPVAENIHADGILDESIVPARIKPALAAEAQAMAMRLAEALDYVGVLAVEFFVLADDSLVVNEIAPRPHNSGHYTLTACLTDQFQQQVRAMCGLLPGRTELLSPVVMVNLLGDVWKDNGAQPNWDVLAEAPNAQLHLYGKKSARPGRKMGHFNVMAATADEALDQARALKDTL, via the coding sequence ATGGCCGCCATCCTGCCCCCGGCGATGCTGGGCATCCTGGGCGGCGGCCAGTTGGGCCGCATGTTCGCCGTGGCCGCCAAGACCATGGGCTACCGCGTCACCGTGCTGGACCCGGACGAAGCCGCGCCGGCGGCGGACTTCGCCGACCGCCACCTGTGCGCGCCGTTCAATGATCCGGCCGCGCTGGAAGACCTGGCCAAGAGCTGCGCCGCCGTCACCACCGAATTCGAGAACGTCAACGCCGACGCGATGCGCCTGCTGGCCAAGACCACCCGCGTGTCCCCGTCCGGCGACTGCGTCGCCATCGCCCAGGACCGCATCGCGGAAAAAGCCTGGATCGCCAAGGCCGGCCTGCCCACCGCGCCCTATCTGGCCATCCAGAGCGTGGAAGACATCCAGGTCGAACTCTCGCCCTATCTGCCCGGCATCCTGAAAACCGCGCGTCTGGGCTACGACGGCAAAGGCCAGGTGCGGGTGAGCACCGCGGCCGAGGCGCGCGCCGCCTACGCCAACCTGGGCGGACAGGCCTGCGTGCTGGAAAAAATGCTGGACCTGCAACTGGAAGTGTCCGCCATCGTCACCCGGGTCAGCGCCACTCAGAGCGCGGTGTTCCCGGTGGCCGAGAACATCCACGCCGACGGCATCCTGGACGAATCCATCGTGCCGGCGCGCATCAAGCCGGCGCTGGCGGCCGAAGCGCAAGCCATGGCGATGCGGCTGGCCGAGGCGCTGGACTACGTTGGCGTGCTGGCGGTGGAATTCTTCGTGCTGGCCGACGACAGCCTGGTGGTCAACGAGATCGCGCCGCGGCCGCACAACTCCGGCCATTACACGCTCACCGCCTGCCTGACCGACCAGTTCCAGCAACAGGTGCGCGCAATGTGCGGCCTGCTGCCGGGCCGCACCGAGCTGCTCAGCCCGGTGGTGATGGTCAATCTGCTGGGCGATGTGTGGAAGGACAACGGCGCCCAGCCCAATTGGGACGTGCTGGCGGAAGCGCCCAACGCCCAACTGCATCTGTACGGCAAGAAAAGCGCGCGCCCCGGCCGCAAGATGGGCCACTTCAATGTGATGGCGGCTACGGCCGACGAAGCCTTGGATCAAGCCCGGGCCTTGAAGGACACTTTGTAA
- a CDS encoding CPBP family intramembrane glutamic endopeptidase, with amino-acid sequence MPLPTPPLPDSLSLAAFLLLALALLAESLRLRWPSRLAALSSAGVAVACGLVQPLGAAALLAALAVSLAARHYRRPELWLVWIALLLALALHALPGFDNPLLWQGLSTPNSAPYRLYWSYDKGAAGWLLLMVLAASPQVERRWGPAAAGVGALLLLVVLGLASVAGVIAWAPKWPHWLLPWLFANFFLVSLAEEAFFRAGLQRWLELRTEPFPALMAAAVAFGLVHVAGGWVWVGLATLAGLGYGLVYAATRQVLWAVLAHVAFNAVHLILFTYPRLM; translated from the coding sequence ATGCCTCTGCCCACCCCGCCCCTGCCGGATTCCCTATCCCTTGCCGCCTTCCTCCTATTGGCCCTGGCCTTGCTGGCCGAAAGCCTGCGCCTGCGCTGGCCCTCCCGCCTGGCCGCGCTCAGCAGCGCCGGCGTCGCCGTCGCCTGCGGCCTGGTGCAGCCCTTGGGCGCCGCGGCCCTCCTCGCCGCCCTCGCCGTCAGCCTGGCCGCGCGCCACTACCGGCGGCCGGAGCTGTGGCTGGTCTGGATCGCGCTGCTGCTGGCGCTGGCGCTGCACGCCTTGCCCGGCTTCGACAACCCCTTGCTGTGGCAGGGCCTGAGCACGCCGAACAGCGCGCCCTACCGGCTGTACTGGAGTTACGACAAGGGCGCCGCCGGCTGGCTGCTCTTGATGGTGCTGGCCGCCAGCCCGCAAGTGGAACGGCGCTGGGGCCCGGCGGCGGCCGGCGTCGGCGCGCTGCTGCTGCTGGTCGTGCTGGGCCTGGCCAGCGTGGCCGGCGTCATCGCCTGGGCGCCGAAATGGCCGCATTGGCTGCTGCCCTGGCTGTTCGCCAACTTCTTCCTGGTTTCGCTGGCGGAGGAAGCCTTCTTCCGCGCCGGCCTGCAACGCTGGCTGGAGTTGCGCACCGAACCCTTTCCCGCCCTGATGGCCGCCGCGGTGGCTTTCGGCCTGGTCCACGTCGCCGGCGGCTGGGTCTGGGTGGGGCTCGCCACCCTGGCCGGCCTGGGTTACGGCCTGGTCTACGCCGCCACCCGCCAGGTCTTGTGGGCGGTGCTGGCCCATGTCGCCTTCAACGCTGTGCACCTGATTCTGTTCACTTATCCGCGGCTGATGTGA
- a CDS encoding phosphoribosylaminoimidazolesuccinocarboxamide synthase, with protein sequence MTGLNTTQLTSLKKIYSGKVRDLYEIDDQRMLMIATDRLSAFDVILDDPIPGKGQILTAISNFWFDKLKDLVPCHLTGDAPEDVVSAADLPQVTGRAVVAKRLKPVPIEAVVRGYLAGSGWKEYRQSGTVCGLALPAGLREADKLPEPIFTPSTKAAVGDHDENISYQRCEEIVGAELAAQVRDTAIKLYRAAAEFAASRGIIICDTKFEFGLDENGVLTLMDEALTPDSSRFWPADSYAPGGNPPSFDKQFVRDWLEASGWNKQVPAPTVPLEVREKTAAKYKEALDRLTA encoded by the coding sequence ATGACCGGACTCAACACCACCCAACTGACCAGCTTGAAGAAAATCTACTCCGGCAAGGTCCGCGACCTGTACGAGATCGACGACCAGCGCATGCTGATGATCGCCACCGACCGGCTGTCCGCCTTCGACGTGATCCTGGACGACCCCATTCCCGGCAAGGGCCAGATCCTCACCGCCATCTCCAACTTCTGGTTCGACAAGCTCAAAGATCTGGTGCCCTGCCACCTGACCGGCGACGCGCCGGAAGACGTGGTCTCCGCCGCCGACCTGCCGCAAGTGACCGGCCGCGCCGTGGTGGCCAAGCGCCTGAAACCGGTGCCGATCGAAGCCGTGGTGCGCGGCTACCTGGCCGGCTCCGGCTGGAAGGAATACCGCCAGAGCGGCACCGTCTGCGGCCTGGCGCTGCCGGCCGGCCTGCGCGAGGCCGACAAGCTGCCCGAACCCATCTTCACCCCGTCCACCAAGGCGGCGGTGGGCGACCACGACGAAAACATCAGCTACCAGCGCTGCGAGGAAATCGTCGGCGCCGAACTGGCCGCCCAGGTGCGCGACACCGCGATCAAGCTCTACCGCGCCGCCGCCGAATTCGCCGCCAGCCGCGGCATTATCATCTGCGACACCAAGTTCGAGTTCGGCCTGGACGAAAACGGCGTGCTGACGCTGATGGACGAGGCGCTGACCCCGGACTCCAGCCGCTTCTGGCCGGCGGACAGCTACGCGCCGGGCGGCAACCCGCCGTCCTTCGACAAGCAGTTCGTCCGCGACTGGCTGGAAGCCTCCGGCTGGAACAAGCAGGTGCCGGCGCCGACGGTGCCGCTGGAGGTGCGCGAGAAGACCGCGGCCAAATATAAGGAAGCGCTGGACAGGCTGACCGCCTGA
- a CDS encoding fosfomycin resistance glutathione transferase, whose amino-acid sequence MKLNGLNHLTLAVRDLERAWDFYALTLGCQPHARWDGGGYLSLDGLWLCLSLDPAAAPAPGYTHYAFGVDAADFPAWRERLAAAGVRQWRDNRSEGDSLYFLDPDGHQLELHVGTLASRLAACRARPYAGMRFFDEAPE is encoded by the coding sequence ATGAAGCTGAACGGACTGAATCACCTGACCCTGGCGGTGCGCGATCTGGAGCGCGCCTGGGACTTCTACGCCCTCACCCTGGGCTGCCAGCCCCATGCGCGCTGGGACGGCGGCGGTTATCTGAGCCTGGACGGCCTGTGGCTGTGCCTGTCCTTGGACCCGGCCGCCGCGCCAGCCCCCGGCTACACCCACTACGCCTTCGGCGTGGACGCCGCCGACTTCCCGGCCTGGCGCGAACGCCTGGCCGCCGCCGGCGTCCGCCAATGGCGGGACAACCGCAGCGAAGGCGACTCGCTCTACTTCCTGGACCCGGACGGCCATCAACTGGAACTGCACGTAGGTACGCTGGCCTCGCGGCTGGCCGCCTGCCGCGCCCGCCCTTACGCCGGCATGCGCTTCTTCGACGAGGCGCCGGAATGA
- a CDS encoding cysteine hydrolase family protein — protein sequence MKTALLIIDVQSGMFDHEPRADHADAVIARLNQLAAAARAAGTPVVWVQHERASAPLIHGSAEWQLARGLDAQPDDHYLRKTTPDSFLRTGLHQQLQQWGVGQLVIAGYASEFCIDTTTRSAAAHGYAIILASDAHTTHDKDHASAAQIRAHENATLPKLGSFGVPILLRAAAEIAFPAKA from the coding sequence ATGAAAACCGCCCTGCTGATCATCGACGTGCAAAGCGGCATGTTCGACCACGAACCCCGCGCCGACCACGCCGACGCCGTCATCGCCCGCCTCAATCAACTGGCCGCCGCCGCGCGCGCGGCCGGAACGCCGGTGGTCTGGGTTCAGCATGAACGCGCCAGCGCGCCGCTGATCCACGGCTCGGCGGAATGGCAGCTGGCCCGCGGCCTGGACGCCCAGCCGGACGACCACTACCTGCGCAAGACCACGCCGGACTCCTTCCTGCGCACCGGCCTGCATCAGCAACTGCAACAATGGGGCGTCGGCCAACTGGTCATCGCCGGCTACGCCAGCGAATTCTGCATCGACACCACCACCCGCAGCGCGGCGGCCCACGGCTACGCCATCATCCTGGCCAGCGACGCGCACACCACCCACGACAAGGACCACGCCAGCGCCGCCCAAATCCGCGCCCATGAAAACGCCACCCTGCCCAAGCTGGGCAGCTTCGGCGTGCCCATCCTGCTGCGCGCGGCGGCCGAGATCGCCTTCCCCGCCAAGGCCTGA
- a CDS encoding DNA alkylation repair protein, translated as MNADIAALRAGLSAVAVPEQAAPMRAYMRGQFDFLGVPTPARRKVSTPWIRALKTQTAEYCLELAEQLWRQPEREFQYAAVDLLTERAEALPAASLPRLLTLAAAKPWWDCVDGLAAWVVGTLARQHRDLQHDMDALSGDADFWLRRVAILHQLRWKTDTDAERLFRYCAANAGDAEFFIRKAIGWALREYAYTDARAVRAFVAATPLSGLSRREALKHIARSTEDFR; from the coding sequence ATGAACGCCGACATCGCCGCGCTGCGCGCCGGACTGAGCGCCGTCGCCGTCCCGGAACAGGCCGCGCCGATGCGCGCCTATATGCGCGGGCAGTTCGACTTTCTCGGCGTGCCCACGCCGGCGCGCCGCAAGGTGTCCACGCCCTGGATCCGCGCGCTGAAGACCCAAACCGCGGAATACTGCCTGGAGCTGGCCGAACAACTGTGGCGGCAGCCGGAACGCGAATTCCAATACGCGGCGGTGGACCTGCTGACCGAGCGCGCCGAGGCACTGCCGGCCGCCAGCCTGCCCCGGCTGCTGACCCTGGCCGCCGCCAAGCCCTGGTGGGACTGCGTGGACGGCTTGGCCGCCTGGGTGGTCGGCACGCTCGCGCGCCAACACCGCGATCTGCAACACGATATGGACGCGCTCAGCGGCGATGCCGACTTCTGGCTGCGCCGCGTCGCCATCCTGCACCAGCTGCGCTGGAAAACCGACACCGACGCCGAACGCCTGTTCCGCTACTGCGCCGCCAATGCCGGCGACGCCGAATTCTTCATTCGCAAGGCCATAGGCTGGGCCTTGCGCGAATACGCTTACACCGACGCCCGCGCCGTGCGCGCCTTTGTCGCGGCCACGCCGCTATCCGGGCTCAGCCGGCGCGAAGCCTTGAAACACATTGCCCGCTCCACCGAGGATTTCCGATGA